DNA from Mucilaginibacter mallensis:
ATACATTGTCAAATTCAATACTAGCGCCTTCATCTCCCTGTAAACGGTGTACAAAGATCTGCTGGTCTTTTGCAACTTTGAATTGCTGTCCGGCTATACTTACTATTGCGTACATGTGTTTGTTAATTATTGTTTTAAAATTCGAGGTGCAAATATAGGGATTGCTTATATAAAAAGCAACACGTAATTTATTTTATTTCACGGCCTTCTGCATCGTCCAAAACCTTCTGTATCTGCTTTATTAACTCTTCATTAGCATCTTTAAGTTTAGGGTCGCCATCAAAGCCGGCATCATACAACACTGTTTTACTCTTGCGTTTATAGTTAAACTCTATCAGATAATGTGGCGAAACTACGCCTTTCTTCTTCAGTGAATCATTCACCTCAACTGCCGGGAAGTTCCAAAAACCCATCTCAGCTGCGGCACGGTGTATTAATAAAAAATCGTCGCTGCGCAGGTGCAGGTGTTTTTTTATTAAGGAGTCATGCGCGTTCAGGTACTGATATTCGCCTGTTCTTGAGTCATATTTATTAACCAGGCTATCGCCATTACCGTATTGGAATACGACATACTCAAACTCACTAAACTTGTATGGCGCATTCTTTATCATCATACCATAATAGTACACACAGTATATTAAAAACGGCAGCGCAATACTTAGCGACAGGAATATCTTTTTTAAACTTTTCGACATCATGGGTTTTATAATTATTGAATTATAGAGTTATTGATTTATGTTAGATCGGCATCACTTGCTGCCAATTCGTTTTCCCACTTGCTTACTACTGCTGTGGCCATGGCGTTGCCTAATACGTTTGTTGCTGAACGGCCCATATCCAATAGCGGGTCAATACCTATTAATAGTGCTAAACCAGCCTCTGGGATATTGAACATACCTATCGTACCAGCTATTACCACCAATGAAGCGCGCGGCACACCGGCTACGCCTTTACTGGTTACCATCAATATTAATAGCATAGTTATTTCATGGGCGAAAGTTAAATGAATACCATAAGCCTGTGCTAAAAATATGGAGGCAAAGGTCATGTACATCATCGAGCCATCCAAATTAAACGAATAACCTAAAGGCAGTACAAAACTTACTATTTTACTACTGCATCCAAAACGCTCCAGTTCCAGTAATACTTTTGGATAGGCTGCTTCGCTGGTTGATGTGCCAAATGCTATCAGCATAGCGTCCTTTATGCGGTTCACCAACGTGAATGCTCTGTTACGCAATACAAAAAAGCCGGCCATTACAATGATGAGCCATAACATGATCAGCGAAAAATAAAACTCGCCTATAAATATGGCATAGGTGGATAATATGCCTAAACCTTGCTTTGCTATTACAGCAGTAATGGCACCAAACACTGCAAGCGGAGCCAACTTCATTACGTAGCCCGTTATTTTTAATATCACGTGGGCAATGGCATCCATTGCCTTTATAACTATCTCCCCTTTTTCGCCAATGGCAGCGGTTGCTACACCAAAGAATATGGAGAATACTACTATCTGCAGTATCTCGTTATTGGCCATCGCCTCAAAAAAGCTTTTTGGGAAAACGTGACCAATAAAGTCTTTTAATGATACTCCGGTTGCTTTAATATCTGTACCTAAATGGCTATCCGGCAGAGGCAGGTTCATGGCAGCGCCAGGTTTAAAAATATTTATCAGCAGCATACCTAATAGCAGCGAAACCAAAGTAGCACTTAAAAACCAGAGCAGTGTTTTGCCCCCTATCCTACCTACAGCTTTAATATCACCAACTTTGGCCACCCCAACTACCAGCGTTGTAAATACCAGCGGACCAACGATCATTTTTATCAGTCTTAAGAAGATATCGCTTAAAATGGTGAAGCCCTCCAGCTTATCATCACGCAGCGAATCATTTTTACTGCGGATAACTGCCTGGGCTGCCTTTTGTACTTTGAGGGATCTGTAATCGACAGTGGTAGTATCTTTTAAAGTAAGCAAACGCGTACTGATACTTTTAATATTGGCATCAGCATTGCTTATCTTATTATTAATTTCGCCTATTACATGTACATTGTAAATGTACCCGGCTACTACACCCAAAATAAGTGCAATAAAAATATAAAGGGTGAGTTTGCTTTTGTGCATTTACTTTAATGGAGGGCGCAAAACTACAAAATTTAGTTATTTTGCTGAAATATATATAGGGCATGAGCATTACTACCTACGGTTTACAGGATATTAAAAAAGAGATACAGCATTTAAGCCCCCTGCAAATGGCTGAACTATGCTTACGCCTTGCCCGTTATAAAAAAGAGAACAAGGAACTGCTGGCCTACTTATTGTTTGAGGCAGATAACGAAGCCGGCTTTGTGGAGAAGATAAAAGCTGAAGCGGGTTTTATGTTTAGTCAGCTGCCGGTACAGAGTTATAATGCGGCTAAAAGCATGCGCAAAATATTAAGGTTGCTGAGCAAGTACACGAAATTTATGGGTTCAAAAGAGGCGGAGATAGATCTGTTGCTTAATTTTTGCACCAATTATATTCAATATGGCGACAGAAAATCTTCATACAAACCGTTAAGATTAATTTTAATCAGACAAATTATAAAGGTTAAAACTTTAATTGGTAAGTTGCACGAGGATATGCAATTTGATTTTAGCGAGAGCTATAATACCATGCTTAGCGAAGCGGAAGCAAAATTTCCGTGGATGAATAAGAATGATTACTTGTTGTAACAAATAGTATAAACCTACATCTAAATATAAATTAACTGAATAAGTGGCCGACAATAAAGAAGCAGCATTTAAGGAAATATTTGAAGCTAATTCAAAAAAGATTTACCATTTGTGCTATGGCTACACCGGGGATGATGATGCTGCGAACGACCTTTTACAGGAAACATTTTTAAAAGTTTGGCAAAATTTGGATAAGTTCCGTAACCAGGCGCTTATTTCAACATGGATATACCGTATTGCGGTAAATACCTGCCTTACTTATCTGCGATCAGAAAAAAGACAAGGCAAAGAGGAGCTTACACCGCTGATAGCGGAAACAAAAGGAGAGGAATTTTCAGAGAAAAATGAGCAGGTAGCACTGCTTTATAAGTGTATATCGAAGTTGGAAGAATCAGAGAGAATAATTATTACGCTGGTGCTTGATGAAGTACCGTACCCTGAAATTGCGGAAGTTTCCGGTATATCCGAAGGAAATCTGCGGGTTAAAATTCATCGTATTAAACAGAAACTAACAGAATTATACAACCAGTATGAAAGACTTTGATCATTTAATGTCTGTTTGGCAAGCGCAGCCAAAACAAGATCAGCTTTCGGTGGACGAGGTGCTGAAACAGGTAAAGAAGGGAATTAGGAGTATCACCAGTCAGTTGTATTGGGGCGTAGTGGCAATGATTGCCATGCTGGCGCTTACCTTTTTCATACTGTTCTTTTTTGTATTCCAATCATGGTTAACGTATGTAGGCATTATTATTATGCTGGTAACCATGCTATTGTATGCCGTTATGATCATCCGGAATTACCGCATATTAAATAAACGCGATGCCACTATTAACCCAACTGAATATTTGCAGGATTTAAAAGAATATCAAAAAAAGCGGGCAAAAATTGTAGGCTGGTTTTATTACCTGTATGTATTGCTGATTAGCCTGGGCCTATCACTTTATTTTGTTGAGGTACTTAAAGGCGCTACTATATACTATAAAATAGCGGTTTATGGCCTTACCATTATCTGGATCTTCTTTTTAACGTTTTACTACAAAAAACGAATCTTCAAGAACGAAGAAGAAAAGCTTAACCTCATTATTGAAAAACTGGAACGCTTGCAGGGGCAGTTTGAATAAAAAGATTTGTTGATCTGAGAATTTGAATATGATCATTAAAAAAGTTTTCGCTACAGATATTGATATGCTTGTTTCGTTTAGTCGGAAAACTTTCTTCGATGCTTTTTTTCATCTGAACAAGCCCGAGGATATAGAAGCTTATGCATCCGTAGCTTTTAGTACTGATAAATTACTCACGGAGATTAATAATCCTGATTCTGCGTTCTATTTTGCTTTGTTAGACAATGAAATAGTTGGCTATATTAAAATCAACTATGCATCAGCTCAAACTGAATTTAAGGATAAAAATGCAGTAGAGGTTGAACGCATTTATGTATTATCAAGCGCCCAGGGCAAACAAATAGGTAAACAGTTTTTAGATTTTGCTGAAGATCTAGCTAAAAAAGATAATCTGCAATACATATGGCTTGGCGTTTGGGATAACAACCATAATGCTATCCGTTTTTATGAACGCCATGGTTTTAAAGCATTTAGCACTCATGATTTTTTCCTGGGAGATGACCATCAAACGGATTTGTTGATGCGGAAAGAATTGAAATAATAAAAGCTATTGCTGCCGCGAGTTTAGCGCAGCGTAACTCGTGGTGCAGCATTGTTTAAGCTTTCAGCTTAAATAACAAACTACAACAAAACAATATCAATCAACCCTTTACCATCTGCATAATCCCTCGCACTACTATATAAATAATGCTCCGGCTCATCAACCCAACCGGCAGTAACCGGATTATTATGTACATAATCAAGCTTTTGATCCATCACATCATTACTATATAACTCGATAGGATGATTGCCCTGTTGCCAAAACTGATATTGCTCATTATTTGGATTAAGTTTACCTTCCCGTTCAAAAAACCACAACATCCATTCGCGCCTGCTTTCCAGTGTATTTTCATTGATGGCTTTAATCAGCGTTTTTGAAGTATGCCTTTTCATATCTCTTAAAATATCATGCAGAGGCTTATCTCTTGTCCCGATAATCATATGTACATGATTACTCATAATAACCCAGGCATATACTTCAAGTCCTTTATTTGCAATGCAGAATTTGATGCTGTCAACAAGAATATCTTTGTATAATCTTCTGGTAAATACATCTATCCATCTTATAACTGAAAAGGTTACGAAATGGAGATTTTCTTTATTGCGGAATTTGTAATTACTGCTCATATTTTAATGGTTTTCATTTTTAAGCTGGAAGCTTTTGCCATGCTGCACCACGAGTTACGCTGCGCTAAACTCGCGGCAGCAATTAATATTTTTAATCTTTCAAAAACGGGTTAAAATTCCTTGTACCAATTTCCATACCTGCAGCGCGGCAAACAGTTTTATCGCCGAATTTAAAGTTGATCCTGTCCATGGCCTGGTAAAGCCTGATGCGCTCCTCATTATCTTCAAACAGGTTTATCTGGTAACTGCCGGTTGTAAGCTGACTAAGCCTCACCCCTATCAATCTTATTGACCGGCTTTGGTTCCAGGCTTTACTGAGCAGATTTTTTATTCCGGGTATCATGATATGCTCGGCAGCTGTGAGCGGTATTTTTTCCTGCTGGGTATGCGTTTCAAAATTCCCGTAACGGATCTTTATTGCCAGGCATGATGCCAGCTTATTTTCACGGCGGAGTTTGCCCGCTAATTCCTCCGTCATGGAGATAATGACCGTTTCCAGCGTTTTTTTATCTGATACATTATCATTAAAGGT
Protein-coding regions in this window:
- a CDS encoding dicarboxylate/amino acid:cation symporter — encoded protein: MHKSKLTLYIFIALILGVVAGYIYNVHVIGEINNKISNADANIKSISTRLLTLKDTTTVDYRSLKVQKAAQAVIRSKNDSLRDDKLEGFTILSDIFLRLIKMIVGPLVFTTLVVGVAKVGDIKAVGRIGGKTLLWFLSATLVSLLLGMLLINIFKPGAAMNLPLPDSHLGTDIKATGVSLKDFIGHVFPKSFFEAMANNEILQIVVFSIFFGVATAAIGEKGEIVIKAMDAIAHVILKITGYVMKLAPLAVFGAITAVIAKQGLGILSTYAIFIGEFYFSLIMLWLIIVMAGFFVLRNRAFTLVNRIKDAMLIAFGTSTSEAAYPKVLLELERFGCSSKIVSFVLPLGYSFNLDGSMMYMTFASIFLAQAYGIHLTFAHEITMLLILMVTSKGVAGVPRASLVVIAGTIGMFNIPEAGLALLIGIDPLLDMGRSATNVLGNAMATAVVSKWENELAASDADLT
- a CDS encoding RNA polymerase sigma factor; its protein translation is MADNKEAAFKEIFEANSKKIYHLCYGYTGDDDAANDLLQETFLKVWQNLDKFRNQALISTWIYRIAVNTCLTYLRSEKRQGKEELTPLIAETKGEEFSEKNEQVALLYKCISKLEESERIIITLVLDEVPYPEIAEVSGISEGNLRVKIHRIKQKLTELYNQYERL
- a CDS encoding GNAT family N-acetyltransferase: MIIKKVFATDIDMLVSFSRKTFFDAFFHLNKPEDIEAYASVAFSTDKLLTEINNPDSAFYFALLDNEIVGYIKINYASAQTEFKDKNAVEVERIYVLSSAQGKQIGKQFLDFAEDLAKKDNLQYIWLGVWDNNHNAIRFYERHGFKAFSTHDFFLGDDHQTDLLMRKELK
- a CDS encoding REP-associated tyrosine transposase, with translation MSSNYKFRNKENLHFVTFSVIRWIDVFTRRLYKDILVDSIKFCIANKGLEVYAWVIMSNHVHMIIGTRDKPLHDILRDMKRHTSKTLIKAINENTLESRREWMLWFFEREGKLNPNNEQYQFWQQGNHPIELYSNDVMDQKLDYVHNNPVTAGWVDEPEHYLYSSARDYADGKGLIDIVLL